TTCGGGGGCTCGGTGAGGGAAGCCACCGAGAGGCTCGACTATCTCCAGGATCTGGGGATAAACTGCATCGAGGTGATGCCGGTCTCCAACGTCTCCAACACCGTCGACTGGGGCTTTCTTCCCATCGGCTACTTCGGGGTCGACGAGCGGTTCGGCAAAAGGTGCGATATGCAGAGGTTCGTCGACGCCGCCCATCAGAGGGGGATCGCCGTCATCCTGGACGTCGTCTACGGCCACACCAGCGACCAGTTCCCCTACTGCTACCTCTACGACAGGCTTCATTACTCCGAGAACCCCTTCATGGGCCCCTTCGCGAAGGACTACTTCGGCCGGAGCACCGACTTCAACCGCTTGATGACTCAGGACTTCTTCTTCACCGTCAACCACCACTGGCTAGAGGTATACCACGTCGACGGGTTTCGGTACGACTGCGTCCCCAACTACTGGGACGGCCCCGCTGGGAGGGGATACGCCTCCCTCGTCTACGAGACCTACAACCTGGTCAAGGCTAAGGCCGGGGTTTGGCGGAGGTTCTTCGACGGCGGCTCCATAAACCTGATCCAGTGCGCCGAGCAGCTGGAGGGGCCGAGGGATGTTCTCCGGGAGACCTACAGCAACTGCACCTGGCAGAACGAGACCCTGGACGCGGCGAAGAAGGTGGCCCGGGGGGAAGGCGGATGGCTGACCGCCCTCGGCTTCTGCCTCGGCCTCATGGGATACCCCGCCGAGGCGGAGGCGAACGGCGAGAACATCAGAAAGACCGCCCTCCAGTACCTGGAGAACCACGACCATCCCCGCCTCGTCTGCAGCTTCGGCAACCTACCCGGGGGGATCGACGAAAACCTCAGGCTCCTGAAGGAGAGGAACCGGGATCTGTGCGGGGCGATCGGATCGGACCTGATGGCCCTGAAGGACGGGGACCGGAGTCTCTGGTACAAGGTCCAGCCCTACCTGATCGGGATCTTCGCCGCCAAGGGGATACCGATGATCTGGCAGGGGCAGGAGTTCGGGGAGAACTACTTCATACCGGAGAGGGGGATGGGGCGGGTCTTGGTATACAGGCCGGTCCGTTGGGACTACTTCTACGATCCCGTGGGGAAGAGGATCGTCTCCCTCGTCCGGAGGCTGATCAAGATGCGGCGCTCCCCCCAGTTCCAGAGGGGCGGTCACCACTTCTTAAACGATCCGGACCGATACCAGTCCAGGGGGGTTCTCCTATTCTCCCGGGATGACGGAAAGCGCTACAGCCTCGTCGCCCTAAACTTCACCGATCGGGATCAGGAGGTCGAGTTCCAGTTCCCCCTCAGCGGAGATTATCGGGAGGAGCTCCACGCCAAGGACGACCTGAAGGATGTCGCTGCCGGGGTCTGGACCCGTCTATCGATCCCCAGCAACTACGGTCGGGTCTGGACCCTCGTGAGATGATGGAGGTCGGAAGATGGCGGCCGGGATATGGCGGGCCCCACCCGGGGAGTCTTTCTTCGGGGATGGCGAGGGCGGGAAGAAGGCCCGTCGGATCCCTGCCGGATATCTCAGGGGATTAAATCATCGGCTGAGTGGGCCTTCTCATCTCGGAGCTGCCCCGGTCTTGAGGGGTTCGACGGGGGTGGCCCCCGGATAGAGAGGCATCATTTTAGCAATATTTATATGCTATACAGGAGAAAGGTGAATCTAAAATCGAGGGGAGTAATACGAAATGATGTGGGGTGACTCATGATGAGGTATCTTCCTTTATGCAGAACCGCGGTGATGGTGCTGGTTTTGGCTCTGGTCGCCACCTCGACCACCTCGGCCAGCGAGGATATGGAGTACGGTACTAAGGTCAAGTGGAACGACGTGGACGAGGCGGGAGCTCTCAGCCCCTTCTATACGGGCCCTGAGTTCGCCTTCTGGGACGAGGGGATCATCGGCGTCTTCGACACCGAAGACGTAGTCTACATAAACATCAACCCCAGCGACGATGTGGTAAGCGAAAATGACGTTCGCCTTACGCCCTTTGGGGATCTTCCTGCTGGGTCTCAGGTGGCGAAGGCCGACAACGACATAGGAAAGCAGCTGACCAAGTTCGGGACCGCCACCACCCCCAGGGCTGAGCTTCGGTTCCTCGATGTAGGGGGCGATCTCGCCTACAACCTGGAGGATCCCATCTACCTGAACGTGGTGCCGGGGCAGATCAACGCGAACGACGTCCGGATCACCAGCTATAAGGGCTTTCCTGCAGGGAGCAGGGTCAACGACGCCGATCCTGACAACGGCCTCAAGACATCGACCCTCCCGGGGATGCTCAGCTTCTTCAACAAGAACGGGAACATCAACAACGGAGGATACGCCATCTACGATAGAGGGGATGTGGTCTACATGGACACCCAGTATCCCTTCTACATGGTGACGATAAACGACGTCAGAATGTCCACCTGAAGCTCCTCCGGGCCCTCGCCTCACCCTTTTTCGAGGTGAGGAGGTCGAGGAGGCTCGATCCTGGAGAGGTCGACTCCTCTCATCCCTCCGGCATCTCGCCTCCTCCGCTCGTCCTTCTCGCCGTCCTTTGGGGCTTGGGGGGCTGGTGTCTATTTAAGGGGTGGATAGGAGAATATTTCTCATCATCAAAACCCAAAAAAGTACTTATAAGATTACGATAAAATGTATTCCGTTCCTTGAAATATGAAGGGGGGGTAACTGATGGGATTTATGAAAGTCTGTCTGCTGACTATGCTGGTTCTTGCCCTTAGCTTCAGCAGCTCTTTGGGACAGTTTGGCTCTAAGGTGCTGACGGGGGACGCCGACGTTGGGCGCCTCCTCGAGGATCTGCCGGCACCCCTGAACCCGAAATTCGGCTACTGGGACACCGGAATAAACCCCGGGATCTACGACGACGGCGACACCATATATCTTGACATGTGGGGAAATAACATCATCGACGCCAATGACATAAGGCTCACCGACTACGGATCGTACCGCGCAGGGACGAAGGTGACCTCCGCAGATAACGACATAAACAAGCCGCTCCTCAATCTGCCGGGGCAGCAGGCGGGCATCTATTATGCAGACCACTACGGGAGCCAGGGTTATGACCTCGCCGATCCGGTATACCTCCTGGTGACGAACTCCATCCTGCCGGGGGCCAAGACCGCCACCAACGACGTCAGGCTGGTTCGGGTCGGAGGTCTGGCGCCTGGTACGAAGATCCTGGACATCCATCCTGATAACGATTGGCCGGTGATTCCCATGATCGTTCCCCTCTCCTCCGGGGGGCCCATAGCCACCCTGAGGTTCTACAACGCCAACGGGAACGTGGACGGCGTCGGAAATCCGATCTACGACTACAGCGACGACCTTTACATAGACATATCCCTGCCGAGCATCGCCTTTGCCGGGCCAGGAGGTTATCCCTTCGGGTTTGTGGTTCCCAATAACGTCCGTCTGACCGGGTGACTTGGCGGATCATCTAATCCATATTTGAGGAGGGAAGAATGAAGAGGTTAATTGCTGCCTGCATCTCTGCGGGCTTGGTCGTGACCCTCGGCCTCGTCGGGATGGCCTATGGTCAGTTCGGATACAGGGTGACGAACTCCAGCCCCGAGGTCGGAGACATCGTGGAGGACTTCGCCGACAACCTTCCGTCGCCTGAGCCCTTCGTTCAGACCCCGGTCCAGATGGGGTACTGGGATACGGGATCCAGCTCCATGACCTTCGACGAGGGAGATGTCCTCTATCTCCACATCGGTGGAGTCGTGGTGATGGGTACTGATGTATCAGCGAACGACATCAGGCTCACAGATTCCGCCTTCGGATCTGCGGGATCCAAGGTGAAGGCGGGGGATGGAGACCTGGAGAAGGATCTGACGCCTTTTCCCCGGGGGCTTCCGAGGATCGTCTTCGTCGATGAGGTCCTGGGGGTTGTAGGCCAGTTCGACATCACCGACTCCGTTTATATAAAGACCGCATCTCCAGCCTGGATTCTCGGGTCAGGGGACGTCAGGCTCAGCTCCGTTCACGGCCTCTCCGCCTCCCTGGTGAAGGAAGGGGATTCGGATTATGGCCTGGAATGCTCCGTCCTCCACCAGGGTCCCAGCTTCGACGTATGGTACCCCGGGGCCAGAGGGAAGCTGAGGTTCTTCAACGAAAACGGGAACGTCTTCATAGATCCGGGCGCCCCCTTGAAGACCCTGCCGAGCCCGCCGATCTACGATGAGCCCGACGTCGTATACTTCGACCTCTCAAACCCCTCAGCCCAGCCGCGGAGCTTCGGCTACATCACGCCCAACGCCATCCGCATCAGCCTATAGAGCGCCTCCGGCGCTCTATCATCTTTTTGGATCGGCTCAGCCGTCCTTTAGACCAACTCCCATCTCAATGGGGGATGGCAGGCCAGGGGTCCTCCTCCAACGCAATTTTTCAGCCCATCGGCTCCCAACCTGGAAAACTTCGGCAGACAGAGTTATATTTTATGAGAACCACTGGAGATGAAGAGGTCTCCTCTCCGTCTCGATGGGGGATTCTATCCGGAATCCTCGGAAGAGTAGGCTGCGGAGGGGCTGGGAGGCGAGGTGGGGAGGTAGGCAGATTTGGGATACGATGGCTTGAAGCTGACGAGGCTCGTTTTCTTCCTCCTCCTTTTCCCTCTCCTCGCCTCGGCGTCGGCGCAGTTTGAGTTCGGATCGATGGAGCGTCCCGGAAGCCTCGAAAGGACCCTGATGGTGGAGGACTTCACCTCTGCACCGGGGAAGACGTGGCTTTCGGTGGCGCTGATGTATCTGGACGTCGGGGGCGTCCGGGGCCTTTATGACAGCAGCGACCCCCTCTACCTCCACTTCGGCGAGGGGGCCGTCAGCCTCGCAGACCTCAGGCTCACGAACTCCACCTTCGGCCTGGTGGGGTCAAGGGTGGCTCCTGCCGACGGAGACCTCGGCCTCAGCCTCTCGTCCTTCAGCTCCCCCTACCCCAGGCTGGTCTACGGGGACTTCGGGGAGTTGGTGGGCGTCTACGACAGTAACGACACCGTCTACGCTAAGGTGGGGTCGCCGATTTCTGAGGTCTCGGTCGGCGACGTCAGGCTCACCTGGAGAGACGACCTGCCACCAGGCACGGCCGTCAATACCTCCGATCCCGACCGGGGGGCCCTGGTCGTCCTCCTCCATCCCGGTCCCGACTTAGCCATCTGGTCCCCCCTCGCCCGCGGCCAGGTCAGGTTCTACAACAAGAACGGAAACGTCCTGGAGGACGATCTCAGCCTCCCCATCTACGACGCCGAGGACGCGGTCTACTTCGACGTCTCGTTTCCCTCTGCGCCGCCGCGGCTCTTCGGGTACGTGAGGGTAGCGCCGTGCACCGGGGTGATCGGGGATTTCGTCTGGTGGGATCTAAACGAGAATGGCATCCAGGACGATGGAGAGCCGGGAATTCCTGGCGTGGAGGTCATCCTCTTCGATGATGGCGGAAGACAGAGGGGCATATCGACGACGGACGGAAGGGGTTACTACTACTTCGGAGGGCTATGTTCGGGGCATTACCACGTATGGGTGAAGATGTCGACCCTCCCAGAACTGGGGGAAGGGGCTCGGTGGTGGCCGACGGAGCCGAACGTGGGCGGCGACGATTCCATAGATAGCGACGGCGTTCTTGTGGAAGAGGTTGATCCGCTTGGTAGGAGGATAATCCCGGGAAGCTATTATGGGCAGCGTTCTCAGGCTCAAGCATGAATCGAAGAATATTTGACGATAAAGCAAAGATTAATAAAACAAGAAGTTTACGTGAAAATTTAAATCTTGATGTTAGGGTACGAGGAGGATGTGGGGATGAAGTGCGTGTATCTGTTGGTAACTGTGGCCGTGCTCTGCCTCAGCGCAGAGACTGCATTCGCACAGCAATCTGCTGACTTTGTTAGGGCCCCTGCTATCGTGGATGGCGCAGATAACTTCACAATTGACTTTGGATTTTATCCGATTGTAACGTTCTCGATAGGGGATTGGGTTTGGGAGGATTTGAATAAAGATGGAATTCAGCAAGTCGGCGAGGAGCCAGGAATTCCGGGAGTTAGAGTTGAACTTTGGCAAGATGGCACTATGAAAAAAAGCGTCATTTCAGAAAGTTTCCCGAATGCGGGCAGATACATATTTTCGGGACTGACCAATGGTACTTATGAAGTTAGGATACCGATGGATCAGCCAGCTTTGGAAAATATGACGTGCACGACTCCCAACGCTGGGAATGACGATATAGACAGCGATGGGATACCAACGCCATAGTTACGAATCCAGTCATGAGAATGCCCTTCGCGAAGGCCGGTGGGTTTGGGCTTGCGCTCAACCCACCTTCAGTCTTATCTAGTAAAAGACGGTCCTTGACTCTAGGTCCTAAGGTGGCCAGATTGATCTCCCATTTTGTGGGGCTGAATTCAAATGAGCATTAGATGGGTATCTGGATCGGTGGCGATCTTCTGGCTGATCGCCCTTACTGCCTCTTCTCAGCCCTATGGCTCATTCGACTCAGGTCTGGCTCACAATATCTCAGCTAATGTGACGATCAACGGCTCGGACAACGATAGGACCGACTTCGGCTTTTACATCCCCAAGGGGACAATAGGAGGGGTTGTATGGAACGACACTCCGAAGGATCCCATCATTAAGGAGGGGAATGGGATTCTTGAAGATGGTGAAGAGGGCCTGAAGGGGATCAACGTTTCCCTTCTCAAGGAAGGAACAGGCGAAAACCTCGTGGTCATCCCCTCCAACGATACGGGCGGATACATATTCGAAGTGCCCTACGGCAGATATAGAGTGGCTGTTGGAGAGGGTCAATATACCGGAGAAGAGCTTCAAGGAAAACCTTGTATAAAATTTATGGATTTCTGGTGGCATCCAACAACGGATTATGCTCAGATTGTAGTCATCGACATAAGTAATCCGGAGAACGCGACTATAAACTTCGGGCTGCAACTTATTGAGTAAGAATAGAGTGGATTATATGAAATTCGTATATCTTATTATCTTGATCACGATCGTCTTATACGGCTCAGCCATCCTCTCAGGATCGGCTCTGGTCGAGCCCTACTTGAGAGTAGACCACGAAGTAACAACTCCAATCTGCGTTCAGGGTTCAGAAGGCGCTCCAGATTATGCCAGGCGGAGTACCGTAACCATTACTTTGGAGGGCCTTGGCGACCCTACGCCAGTGGAAGTGGTATTTGCTATTGACTATTCTAACACCATGAAAATTAGCGATCCGAAGAACGCGCGACTGGTAGCTACCAAGGAGTTCATAAAAAATCTCAATAAAAGCAGTGATAGAGCTGGGCTGGTCTATTGGAATAATAGCATTATCGAGTCAAGGGTTGTGAATTTAACCAGTGAGTTTGATGAAATAATCGCCAAACTTGATAAGGATATCTCTGGAAGAGGGGTCTCGCCGGAGGGGTTTACCGATTTTAATAGAGCCCTCAACGCTTCGATCGATATGTTCAGCAATAAAAGTAAAAATACAAAAAAATGCATCATTTTCTTATCTGATGGTGAACCTAAGCCCCAATGGATCCCCTCGATCTACACCCCTCCCGACGGAGAGAGCTCCCCCGTAAATCGTGCAAAAGATGCGGGCATTCAGATATGGACCGAGTATTCCTATTTACCATTGCCCATTCTTTAATTATCTCGGATCCGTCTCTTATTTTAGCTCGTTCTCCGCTCTTAATCGATTCTCGATCCTTTTCCTCGTTTTTCGTCGATAGCTACCGCTATTTTGAGACGATTTCAGCATTTTTAAGTGTACATAGCTGGTATAAGTCGAAAGCAAAGGCAGTGAATACCATTTTAACGTGAACTCTCGGGATCGTCGTTACCATTACATGCGCGCTTCGGAACACTCTTTTAATAACAGCAAACTGACGTTCGCCCGGAAATCTCAGTTTGCTAATCAAGCGGTTTCGCAGCTTATCGAGATCGCTTAGAGGATGACCCGCTGCTGCACGTTTCATTGTGAAGTCGTTTCCCTTAGCCTTCACACCGAAATATCCTTTGTCCCTGAGGACCACCTCTCCTTCAACCGATAGATCAACCCGACTATCGTGCACCGAAGCAGTTGTCGATTCGATGCTCCTTATCAGGCCGTAATCGATATCGACTTTAGAATGAAGTTTATAACCAAAATGGAGTTCCTCACCCTTCTTAGCCCAAGTTCCATCCCTGCTCCGACGAGTCCTAGCGGTCTCTCTTCTTGGTTTCTTTGAACCTCCTGGGTCGGCCTCTATAAACGTTGCATCCTGAATGGTTCCTCTTTTTACCTGAAGCCCTTTAAAATCGAGCTGTCTCTGGAGCTCTTCCCAAACGGACTCATCCTTTCCCGTCTGGGCCATCCGCTCGCGAAAAAGCCATATCGTCCTGGAATCGGGTATAGAATCAGGAAATCCTAAGAATTTCATAAAAGATATTCGATCCGAAATCTGCTTTTCAGTCTCGAGGTCGCTCAACCCGTACCACTGCTGGAGCAAAAGCACCTTGAGCATCAGGATAACATCAAAGTTCGGCCTTCCGCCTCGTTCGGTTTTATTATGATACATCTCTTCAAGAATTGGTCGAAATGGTTCCCACTCGATCAAGTTCGTTATCTTTGAAAGCCTATCGCCCAGCTTCTCTACGTTCTTGTAAGCTTCTCGAAGGCCCCAGGCAGTAAAAGAACTCATACACTATTCATGTATATATTAGTATATAATGTTTTCCATAGACATGCTAGGTTTTTAGGAATCCTCGACCGTGGGTTTTTATAAAGATCCATCGTCCATAGATAACGCCGATGAAGCTAGACTTAAAGAAATGGCAAAGACGACGGGTGGTAATTATACTTCATCATATAATTTAACAGTTCAGGCCGCTTTCAGAGAAATATACGACCAAATCCGGGGTCTTGCTGGGAAAAATATAATAGTTGAATATCATGCCCCAAAAGTGCTGAACTACTCGATCCCACATAATCGGACAGAGGGCGATAACAAGGTCTTCGTCTGGAAGCCTGAGGATATTTACATCGGGAAAAGTTGGACAAGAAGCTTTAAGGTGGAATCCGAGAATACCGGACAATTTTACCTGGGGAACTCTCCTGGCTCATTGGTGAGCTATGATACTTATGATGAAAAACCTGAAGATCTTACCATCGAGGATAGGCTACTTGAGGTGGAAGAGTGCCCTAACGGATGCTGTTACAATATTATGAATATTTTAAATTTCAGCATTTCCAATCTTACCTACATGGAGGGAGGAAGTTTCAACTTCGGATCCGGATCTCCTTGCTACTACTGCATCCCTCCTCCTGGAACCGTCGGCGGTACCTCCGAGAAGGTCTTATACGTCTTCCTGAACGTCACCTGCCCCGAGTGCTCCACATGGAAGACCGAGGATGGATCGAAGATAAATAATATAAATATAAACCAGATCTCCACCATAGGTACCATCCCATACTGGAACGGCACCGACGAGCCGACGGGCGTCATCAACCTCACCGTCTCGAGGCCCGAGGCGGCGATCGACGCCGTCCTCGCCTTCGACGTCTCCGGGAGCATGAGACTCGTCTACGAGGCGATGCGCGAGGAGGACCGGGCCGCCTTCGCGGAGGCGAGCTTCAGCAACGTCTCCATCATCGGCTGGGACGAGGACGGCGCCGAGGGCGCGGGCGAGGATCTGCTGATGGTCCCGCCGCGACCCCTGAGGGAGGGCCGCGGGGAGCTCCTCGCAGCCCTGGCAAGCTTATCCGGACTCTGCGAGGAGACCGACCAGACGGTCTACGCCGCAGGCCTCCAGGGAGTCCGAGATCTCGATGATGACTTCGGCGACCACCTCGGCGGAGATGGCAAGATCATCCTCTTCATCACCGGCCCCGACGAGTTCCGGCCCGGCGAGAACCTCAGCGATCTGGCAATCGAGCTTAAGCGGAGGGGTTACGCGATATACCCCATCGGCGCCGCGATCGACGAGATCGAGTCGCCCCTCAAGTACGACAACCTGAGCAGGATGGCGGAGATGACCGGCGGCCGGTTCTATCCGATCGAGGGCCTCAATTCCGAGGTCCTCGGGGAAGCCCTCCGGGATGCGGCGTCCCACGCCTCGGGGAGGGTCGCCCCCAGGGAGATAGTCGTCACCCAGACCCTTCCATCCCACCTGGTGGTGAGGGAGACGGTTCCTGCCGGAGCGGATGTAGATGTGGCGAAGAACCCCGACGGGACCTCGACCCTCACCTGGGCCGTGAGGGGCGTGAGGCCGGGGGACTCGAGGAGCCTGATGATCCTCACCGGCATCTATGGGGAGCTTTCCTCGGAAGGCATCGGCGCCATCGTCTGGCCTGGTGGGATCAATATAACAGCTTTTGGGGATGGGACCGCCGGGGTGAACGTCATCAACATGAGGACTGAAGACGGCGACGTGAAGATAGGAGGGATATCATGAGTCTCAGGCATATCCTGGCGGTTGGGATCGCCTTATTCTTCGTCATGCTAGTCGCTCCCAGCGTGACGGGGTCATCCGAAGGTTCGAGCGGTCAGGCGGTTATTCTGGTAATAGATAACTCAGCTAGCATGGGAAAATCGGACGAAAATTGTATTCGTAATTATACAATTAGATTCTTCTTAGAGAAGATAGTCAATTTAGATTGCAATAACGATGAGTTCGCTCTTCGGATAAAGG
The sequence above is drawn from the Methanothrix harundinacea 6Ac genome and encodes:
- a CDS encoding SdrD B-like domain-containing protein — its product is MGYDGLKLTRLVFFLLLFPLLASASAQFEFGSMERPGSLERTLMVEDFTSAPGKTWLSVALMYLDVGGVRGLYDSSDPLYLHFGEGAVSLADLRLTNSTFGLVGSRVAPADGDLGLSLSSFSSPYPRLVYGDFGELVGVYDSNDTVYAKVGSPISEVSVGDVRLTWRDDLPPGTAVNTSDPDRGALVVLLHPGPDLAIWSPLARGQVRFYNKNGNVLEDDLSLPIYDAEDAVYFDVSFPSAPPRLFGYVRVAPCTGVIGDFVWWDLNENGIQDDGEPGIPGVEVILFDDGGRQRGISTTDGRGYYYFGGLCSGHYHVWVKMSTLPELGEGARWWPTEPNVGGDDSIDSDGVLVEEVDPLGRRIIPGSYYGQRSQAQA
- a CDS encoding vWA domain-containing protein, producing the protein MITIVLYGSAILSGSALVEPYLRVDHEVTTPICVQGSEGAPDYARRSTVTITLEGLGDPTPVEVVFAIDYSNTMKISDPKNARLVATKEFIKNLNKSSDRAGLVYWNNSIIESRVVNLTSEFDEIIAKLDKDISGRGVSPEGFTDFNRALNASIDMFSNKSKNTKKCIIFLSDGEPKPQWIPSIYTPPDGESSPVNRAKDAGIQIWTEYSYLPLPIL
- a CDS encoding vWA domain-containing protein, giving the protein MEGGSFNFGSGSPCYYCIPPPGTVGGTSEKVLYVFLNVTCPECSTWKTEDGSKINNININQISTIGTIPYWNGTDEPTGVINLTVSRPEAAIDAVLAFDVSGSMRLVYEAMREEDRAAFAEASFSNVSIIGWDEDGAEGAGEDLLMVPPRPLREGRGELLAALASLSGLCEETDQTVYAAGLQGVRDLDDDFGDHLGGDGKIILFITGPDEFRPGENLSDLAIELKRRGYAIYPIGAAIDEIESPLKYDNLSRMAEMTGGRFYPIEGLNSEVLGEALRDAASHASGRVAPREIVVTQTLPSHLVVRETVPAGADVDVAKNPDGTSTLTWAVRGVRPGDSRSLMILTGIYGELSSEGIGAIVWPGGINITAFGDGTAGVNVINMRTEDGDVKIGGIS
- a CDS encoding SdrD B-like domain-containing protein; the encoded protein is MSIRWVSGSVAIFWLIALTASSQPYGSFDSGLAHNISANVTINGSDNDRTDFGFYIPKGTIGGVVWNDTPKDPIIKEGNGILEDGEEGLKGINVSLLKEGTGENLVVIPSNDTGGYIFEVPYGRYRVAVGEGQYTGEELQGKPCIKFMDFWWHPTTDYAQIVVIDISNPENATINFGLQLIE
- a CDS encoding alpha-amylase family glycosyl hydrolase, which translates into the protein MRLLHLERLGARSRGTSPEVFDFGVLLPWVYSKDGNRLIVKIIHERDQFIQDVQPMEFEMDQSEDPDYGALWSTEVEIDPDSPESHPGSHWGDDGRYVYRYQLKSPHLEEPIDWIIDPFAREFGVGKLSAITKGYDRDYRYEWSDEEEAWRTPPLEELIVYELMISEFGGSVREATERLDYLQDLGINCIEVMPVSNVSNTVDWGFLPIGYFGVDERFGKRCDMQRFVDAAHQRGIAVILDVVYGHTSDQFPYCYLYDRLHYSENPFMGPFAKDYFGRSTDFNRLMTQDFFFTVNHHWLEVYHVDGFRYDCVPNYWDGPAGRGYASLVYETYNLVKAKAGVWRRFFDGGSINLIQCAEQLEGPRDVLRETYSNCTWQNETLDAAKKVARGEGGWLTALGFCLGLMGYPAEAEANGENIRKTALQYLENHDHPRLVCSFGNLPGGIDENLRLLKERNRDLCGAIGSDLMALKDGDRSLWYKVQPYLIGIFAAKGIPMIWQGQEFGENYFIPERGMGRVLVYRPVRWDYFYDPVGKRIVSLVRRLIKMRRSPQFQRGGHHFLNDPDRYQSRGVLLFSRDDGKRYSLVALNFTDRDQEVEFQFPLSGDYREELHAKDDLKDVAAGVWTRLSIPSNYGRVWTLVR
- a CDS encoding IS5 family transposase, with amino-acid sequence MSSFTAWGLREAYKNVEKLGDRLSKITNLIEWEPFRPILEEMYHNKTERGGRPNFDVILMLKVLLLQQWYGLSDLETEKQISDRISFMKFLGFPDSIPDSRTIWLFRERMAQTGKDESVWEELQRQLDFKGLQVKRGTIQDATFIEADPGGSKKPRRETARTRRSRDGTWAKKGEELHFGYKLHSKVDIDYGLIRSIESTTASVHDSRVDLSVEGEVVLRDKGYFGVKAKGNDFTMKRAAAGHPLSDLDKLRNRLISKLRFPGERQFAVIKRVFRSAHVMVTTIPRVHVKMVFTAFAFDLYQLCTLKNAEIVSK
- a CDS encoding SdrD B-like domain-containing protein, which gives rise to MLGYEEDVGMKCVYLLVTVAVLCLSAETAFAQQSADFVRAPAIVDGADNFTIDFGFYPIVTFSIGDWVWEDLNKDGIQQVGEEPGIPGVRVELWQDGTMKKSVISESFPNAGRYIFSGLTNGTYEVRIPMDQPALENMTCTTPNAGNDDIDSDGIPTP